In Dryobates pubescens isolate bDryPub1 chromosome 26, bDryPub1.pri, whole genome shotgun sequence, a single window of DNA contains:
- the MOCS3 gene encoding adenylyltransferase and sulfurtransferase MOCS3 — protein MAGCAEAARLTAEICQREQELRSLRERLAAVLVEGAVGDDGAAVTPEERAAAFPGELPPLPAQASLSPADILRYSRQLVLPELGVRGQLLLARSSVLVVGCGGLGCPLAQYLAAAGVGRLGLVDHDVVETSNLHRQVLHGEARRGLPKAISAAAALRLLNSTVQYVPYCGALSPRTALELVRQYDVIADCSDNVPTRYLVNDACVLAGKPLVSGSALRLEGQLVVYNYQGGPCYRCLFPKPPPPETVTNCADGGVLGVVPGIMGCIQALEVLKIASGIGSSFNKFMLMFDALEGRFRNIKLRSKKPDCAVCGDDPSVTCLQDYEAFCGSSATDKCRTLHLLSSKDRISVEEYKKLLDEQVPHVLLDVRPQVEVDICRLVHAIHIPLSKLEEKDEQYLEYLERIICEEKQRTNGQTSFPVYVVCKLGNDSQKAVRILQELPVKEFGSVLAKDIKGGLMAWATKIDPTFPQY, from the coding sequence ATGGCGGGTTGTGCGGAGGCGGCGCGGTTGACCGCTGAGATTTGCCagcgggagcaggagctgcGTAGTTTACGTGAGCGGCTGGCCGCCGTCTTGGtggagggtgctgtgggtgaTGATGGGGCCGCTGTGACCCCCGAGGAGCGTGCCGCAGCCTTTCCCGGCGAGCTTCCCCCTCTTCCCGCCCAGGCCTCTCTGAGCCCGGCCGATATTCTGCGGTACAGCCggcagctggtgctgcctgAACTGGGCGTGCGTGGACAGCTGCTTCTGGCCCGTTCCTCCGTGCTCGTGGTGGGCTGCGGCGGCCTGGGGTGCCCACTGGCCCAGTACCTGGCTGCCGCCGGTGTTGGCCGCCTGGGTCTGGTGGATCACGACGTGGTGGAGACGAGCAACCTGCACCGACAGGTGCTGCACGGGGAGGCTCGTCGAGGGCTCCCCAAGGCCATATCTGCCGCGGCAGCTCTGCGGCTGCTGAACTCCACCGTACAGTACGTGCCCTACTGCGGTGCCCTGAGCCCTCGTACTGCCCTAGAGCTGGTGCGGCAGTATGATGTCATCGCGGACTGTTCCGACAACGTCCCCACCAGGTACTTGGTAAATGACGCCTGTGTTCTGGCTGGGAAACCCCTGGTATCCGGCAGTGCCCTCCGGCTGGAGGGGCAGCTAGTTGTGTACAACTACCAGGGAGGGCCGTGTTACAGGTGTCTCTTCCCCAAGCCCCCTCCACCAGAGACAGTGACTAACTGTGCAGATGGGGGAGTGCTGGGTGTTGTGCCAGGCATCATGGGGTGCATCCAGGCCTTGGAAGTGCTGAAGATTGCTTCAGGAATAGGTTCCTCCTTTAATAAGTTCATGCTGATGTTTGATGCTCTTGAAGGGAGATTTCGCAACATCAAGTTAAGATCAAAGAAACCAGACTGTGCTGTTTGTGGCGATGATCCATCTGTCACCTGCCTTCAGGATTATGAAGCATTTTGTGGTTCTTCTGCAACAGACAAGTGTAGAACTTTACATCTGCTGTCCAGTAAAGACAGGATATCTGTAGAGGAATACAAAAAACTGTTGGATGAGCAAGTTCCTCATGTGTTGTTAGATGTTCGTCCTCAGGTGGAAGTGGATATCTGTCGCCTGGTGCATGCCATCCACATTCCTTTGAGTAAATTGGAAGAAAAAGATGAACAGTATCTGGAATATTTGGAAAGAATAATttgtgaagaaaaacaaagaactaATGGCCAGACATCTTTTCCTGTGTATGTTGTTTGCAAATTAGGAAATGACTCTCAGAAGGCTGTAAGGATTCTCCAGGAGTTGCCTGTCAAAGAATTTGGTTCTGTGTTAGCTAAGGATATTAAAGGGGGGCTCATGGCTTGGGCCACTAAAATTGACCCAACATTTCCTCAGTATTAG